From a region of the Methanoculleus receptaculi genome:
- a CDS encoding protoporphyrinogen/coproporphyrinogen oxidase, whose amino-acid sequence MKSAVLGGGLTGMTLARLLHDRDGEVIVLEGSDRIGGLCRSRIEAGFTFDIGGSHIIFSRDSEVLSFMLSVLRDNADRRNRNTKILYKGRCVKYPFENGLYQLPEEDRFFCIYEFIKNLIAVEKGEVPPPTNFAEWINFTFGRGIAECYMIPYNEKVWNYPVDRMSHHWVEGRIPRPPIEDIIKSAIGIETEGYVHQAVFSYPVRGGIEALIRAIAEPILPAVRTGFSVTSIREENGGFAVSDGRETVYADRLISTIPLQHLLPCLMDVPADVQAACGALRYNSLCSVFIGLAGEVPDISWLYVPDEKTGLFNRVSFPSNYSVAVAPPGHSSILAEITYNEGDAVSRMTDDEVIEHTVESLIAAGFIPSHDTVVYTGLERQKFAYVVYDIDYLKNIAIVRDFCRERRIDLVGRFSQFEYLNMDGCIRSAIDFVEGYP is encoded by the coding sequence GTGAAATCGGCGGTACTGGGCGGCGGCCTTACCGGTATGACCCTGGCCCGTCTGCTCCACGATCGGGACGGCGAGGTCATCGTTCTCGAGGGGAGCGATAGGATTGGGGGGCTCTGCCGTTCGAGGATAGAGGCGGGTTTCACGTTCGATATCGGGGGATCGCACATAATCTTCTCCCGTGACAGCGAGGTTCTCTCCTTCATGCTCTCCGTCCTCAGAGATAACGCTGACCGCCGGAACCGGAACACAAAGATCCTCTACAAGGGCCGGTGCGTCAAGTACCCCTTTGAAAACGGGCTGTATCAACTGCCTGAGGAGGATCGCTTCTTCTGCATCTATGAGTTCATCAAGAACCTCATTGCCGTGGAGAAAGGCGAGGTCCCGCCGCCGACAAACTTTGCCGAGTGGATAAACTTCACTTTCGGACGTGGTATCGCCGAGTGTTACATGATCCCCTACAACGAGAAGGTCTGGAACTATCCCGTCGACCGGATGTCGCACCACTGGGTGGAGGGGCGGATCCCACGCCCTCCGATCGAGGACATCATTAAATCGGCCATCGGCATCGAGACCGAGGGCTACGTTCACCAGGCGGTGTTCTCCTACCCGGTGAGAGGAGGGATCGAGGCCCTGATCAGGGCAATCGCAGAACCCATCCTCCCTGCTGTCAGGACAGGTTTTTCCGTCACCTCTATCCGCGAGGAGAACGGGGGGTTTGCGGTGAGCGACGGTCGCGAGACCGTTTACGCCGATCGCCTGATCTCGACGATCCCGCTCCAGCACCTGCTCCCCTGCCTTATGGATGTCCCGGCGGATGTGCAGGCGGCGTGCGGTGCCCTCCGCTACAACTCGCTCTGTTCGGTCTTCATCGGTCTTGCCGGGGAGGTGCCTGATATATCCTGGCTCTACGTCCCCGACGAGAAGACGGGGCTCTTCAACCGGGTATCGTTCCCGTCAAATTACAGCGTTGCGGTCGCTCCGCCGGGCCACTCCTCGATCCTCGCCGAGATCACCTATAACGAGGGTGATGCCGTCTCCCGGATGACCGATGATGAGGTCATCGAGCACACCGTCGAGTCGCTCATCGCCGCAGGATTTATACCATCCCATGACACGGTCGTCTACACCGGGCTCGAACGGCAGAAGTTTGCCTACGTCGTCTACGACATCGATTACCTCAAAAACATCGCGATCGTCCGTGATTTCTGTCGGGAACGGAGGATCGACCTTGTCGGGAGGTTCTCACAGTTTGAGTACCTCAATATGGACGGCTGTATCAGGAGCGCCATCGACTTTGTGGAGGGATATCCATGA
- a CDS encoding glycosyltransferase family 4 protein produces MKVNFFVEDMLLFKYIGCATLAKTLYSALIEDDEPCLQVAWNSRGRDFDLVHYHTFGPLALANRAYSPGVKVLTAHSTPRLNIGNLAFFERLNRLYPEIYQGFDHIITISPLCDEEVREIAPDVPTTLIPNGVDRDKFRPDPEKRAAFRRNYGIGEDEWVVLTVAQQTPRKGIYDFLALSHEHTDTRFVWVGGFPYGRFSQDYSIIEEKKSRCGKNVIFTGFVDDITAAYCSADVFFMPSYAEGLPMVALEAFATGLPVVARKIPEFTGNFKETAVYFENLEEAGTLLEDRSLLEQHAALSRPFTEDYDIRKIAKLHINLYRELTGQ; encoded by the coding sequence ATGAAGGTCAACTTTTTTGTCGAGGATATGCTCTTATTCAAGTACATCGGCTGCGCAACGCTGGCAAAGACGCTGTATAGCGCCCTCATCGAGGACGATGAACCCTGTCTGCAGGTTGCCTGGAACTCTCGCGGCCGTGACTTTGACCTTGTCCACTACCACACATTTGGTCCCCTCGCACTGGCGAACAGGGCCTACAGTCCCGGTGTCAAGGTGCTTACAGCTCACTCGACCCCCCGTCTCAATATAGGTAACCTGGCCTTCTTCGAGAGATTAAACCGCCTTTACCCGGAAATTTACCAGGGTTTTGACCATATCATCACCATCTCACCCCTCTGCGATGAAGAGGTTCGCGAGATCGCACCGGATGTTCCTACAACCCTGATTCCAAACGGTGTTGACCGGGATAAGTTCCGGCCTGATCCCGAGAAAAGGGCAGCGTTCAGGAGGAACTACGGGATCGGGGAGGATGAGTGGGTGGTGCTCACGGTCGCCCAGCAGACACCGCGAAAGGGGATATACGATTTTCTTGCGCTTTCACACGAACACACGGATACCAGGTTCGTCTGGGTTGGCGGTTTCCCTTATGGCAGGTTCTCGCAGGACTACAGTATCATCGAGGAGAAGAAGAGTCGCTGCGGGAAGAACGTTATATTCACGGGTTTTGTCGACGATATCACCGCTGCATACTGCAGCGCCGATGTATTCTTCATGCCCTCCTACGCAGAGGGTCTCCCGATGGTCGCCCTGGAGGCATTTGCAACCGGTCTGCCGGTCGTCGCCCGGAAGATCCCCGAATTTACCGGGAATTTCAAGGAGACCGCTGTCTACTTTGAGAACCTCGAGGAGGCAGGCACACTGCTTGAGGACCGGAGTCTGCTCGAACAGCACGCGGCACTCTCCCGCCCGTTTACAGAAGACTACGATATCCGAAAGATTGCAAAACTTCATATAAACCTCTACCGGGAGCTGACCGGGCAGTGA
- a CDS encoding glycosyltransferase: MISVVVPTYNEEQNIERCLRSLADQTVPRKNYEIIVVDGNSKDRTRDLAEPLADQVFIQTSKRVGGARNDGAMAASGDIIATTDADCIIPRDWVERIERNFSAHDIVQLYGTVYPIEDGLRNRLSLLGANAFSRLGYYTRTIYFTLGCNTAFDREAFIRAGMYRCIDAGDDLEIAQRMRKLGKVHLDPGLKVGFSMRRYQQFGTIRSLWEWFYIVRSGGEAGDATYTKREYR, translated from the coding sequence ATGATCTCCGTAGTTGTTCCAACCTATAACGAAGAGCAGAACATCGAGCGCTGCCTGCGGTCGCTCGCCGACCAGACGGTGCCGAGGAAGAACTATGAGATCATAGTCGTTGACGGAAACTCTAAGGACAGGACGCGCGACCTGGCAGAACCCCTGGCAGATCAGGTCTTCATCCAGACGAGCAAACGGGTGGGCGGGGCACGGAACGACGGCGCGATGGCCGCATCGGGGGATATAATAGCCACGACGGATGCAGACTGCATCATCCCGCGGGACTGGGTGGAGCGGATCGAGCGTAACTTCTCAGCGCATGATATAGTCCAGTTATACGGCACGGTCTACCCGATCGAGGACGGTCTCCGGAACCGGTTATCGCTCCTCGGTGCAAACGCCTTCTCCCGCCTGGGATACTATACCAGGACGATCTATTTCACCCTCGGATGCAACACGGCGTTTGACCGGGAGGCTTTCATCCGGGCCGGGATGTACCGCTGCATCGACGCCGGGGACGACCTGGAGATCGCGCAGCGGATGCGCAAACTCGGGAAGGTCCACCTGGATCCGGGTCTGAAGGTGGGATTCTCGATGCGGCGCTACCAGCAGTTCGGGACTATCAGGTCGCTGTGGGAGTGGTTCTACATCGTTCGTTCCGGCGGCGAGGCAGGCGATGCCACATACACGAAGCGGGAATACAGGTGA
- a CDS encoding PaaI family thioesterase, with product MNGSASIPEDYIEAVRRSDSCEFARMLGMVVTGIEDGRVRVTMPIRGTRNAHGTTHGGAIFAIADHAFGIAANMEGIDQIAISAHIRYFSVPAGDSLEAVARRVSEGEMTSVYAVDVYSGDRLVAAFEGVGFRTGFPGKAVKPATR from the coding sequence ATGAATGGTTCTGCATCCATCCCGGAGGATTACATCGAGGCGGTGCGGCGGTCAGATTCCTGTGAGTTTGCCCGCATGCTGGGTATGGTGGTCACCGGGATCGAGGATGGGCGTGTCCGGGTGACGATGCCAATCAGGGGCACCAGGAACGCTCACGGCACAACCCACGGCGGCGCGATCTTTGCCATCGCCGACCATGCCTTTGGCATAGCGGCAAACATGGAGGGAATCGATCAGATCGCGATCTCCGCTCATATCCGCTACTTCTCTGTTCCAGCGGGGGATTCCCTGGAGGCGGTAGCCCGCAGGGTCTCGGAAGGGGAGATGACCTCGGTATATGCCGTCGATGTCTACTCCGGGGATCGCCTGGTTGCCGCGTTTGAGGGTGTCGGGTTCAGGACCGGGTTTCCAGGGAAGGCCGTCAAACCAGCAACCCGGTAA
- a CDS encoding ferredoxin domain-containing protein, giving the protein MNYESDAVEMVAHLMALSARTAPKATGTDVIKTMIVASEEKMRLAAAMQDYGEKHKTGFFIRDAANVAASDACLLIGSLLQESVGLNCGACGYATCAEMLDAQRERSHTATPFQGPNCAVRMADLGIAVGSAVKTASIHNVDNRVMYSVGVGALALGWLEGCGVAYGIPLRASGKNIFFDRAR; this is encoded by the coding sequence ATGAATTATGAATCAGACGCTGTAGAGATGGTTGCCCATCTTATGGCGCTCTCCGCTCGCACCGCCCCGAAAGCGACCGGCACCGACGTCATCAAGACGATGATCGTTGCCAGTGAGGAGAAGATGCGGCTTGCCGCAGCGATGCAGGACTACGGGGAGAAGCACAAGACCGGGTTCTTCATAAGGGATGCGGCGAACGTCGCAGCAAGCGATGCCTGTCTTCTCATCGGCTCACTGCTGCAGGAGAGTGTGGGTCTGAACTGCGGTGCGTGCGGGTATGCCACCTGCGCGGAGATGCTCGATGCGCAGCGCGAGAGATCTCATACGGCAACTCCATTTCAGGGCCCGAACTGTGCCGTCAGGATGGCTGACCTCGGGATCGCGGTCGGTTCTGCGGTAAAGACCGCGAGCATACACAACGTCGATAACCGGGTCATGTACTCAGTTGGTGTGGGGGCGCTCGCGCTCGGCTGGCTGGAGGGGTGCGGGGTGGCCTACGGCATCCCGCTCAGGGCATCTGGAAAGAATATCTTCTTTGACCGCGCACGCTAA
- a CDS encoding GHMP family kinase ATP-binding protein: MSVMKIRGGDLDLIEYEFTSFSPGENIRTCGLQNDYRLTPVSGTVTVRAPARIHLAVLDMNRFAPDRPGGGGIGFAISVYCTAEVECTDSGTEIDYSREPILRHFTEVFRQVVGYKGGFKIRARDHSYEHVGLGSTSTILIAVANALNTAVGSPLTADNLRLLLGSNFVEETVDGNVAFGFETGVGPAASTYGGMAVMGDDLTLVYRHTFAEGKRLYIVIPPSRISSAGEKEFDLLMNRARTLDYRDRELKAYMVMMDLIPALEGGNLEKIGEVIWEIEFRGSKRAEVEHHGFEIYRYMAALRGAGLEFVGMSSVGPAIAIITGRPEVEVAEILADLGLRIAISTTVDNEGLKVSVERRE, from the coding sequence ATGTCTGTTATGAAGATCCGGGGTGGGGACCTCGACCTCATCGAGTATGAGTTTACCTCCTTCTCCCCGGGTGAAAACATCCGGACGTGCGGCCTCCAGAATGATTACCGGCTCACCCCGGTCTCCGGTACGGTCACCGTACGCGCCCCGGCGAGGATTCACCTCGCCGTGCTCGACATGAACCGGTTCGCCCCCGACCGTCCTGGTGGAGGCGGGATCGGGTTTGCCATCAGCGTCTACTGTACAGCCGAGGTCGAGTGCACCGATTCTGGGACCGAGATTGACTACTCACGCGAACCGATCCTGCGGCACTTCACCGAGGTGTTCCGTCAGGTCGTAGGTTATAAGGGCGGATTTAAGATCCGTGCACGCGACCACAGCTACGAGCACGTCGGGCTTGGATCCACGAGCACCATCCTGATCGCGGTTGCAAACGCCCTCAACACAGCGGTGGGATCGCCGCTGACAGCCGACAACCTCCGCCTCCTCCTCGGCAGCAACTTCGTCGAGGAGACGGTGGACGGGAACGTGGCGTTCGGGTTCGAGACGGGGGTCGGACCCGCCGCGAGCACATACGGTGGGATGGCGGTTATGGGCGATGACCTGACGCTCGTCTACCGCCACACCTTTGCAGAGGGGAAACGGCTCTATATCGTCATCCCGCCGTCCAGGATATCCTCGGCCGGCGAGAAGGAGTTTGACCTCCTGATGAACAGGGCGCGGACGCTTGACTACCGTGACCGCGAGTTGAAGGCATACATGGTTATGATGGACCTCATCCCGGCGCTGGAAGGTGGCAACCTGGAGAAGATCGGCGAGGTCATCTGGGAGATTGAGTTCCGCGGCTCCAAGCGCGCCGAGGTGGAGCATCACGGGTTTGAGATCTACCGTTACATGGCCGCGCTCCGCGGCGCGGGGCTCGAGTTCGTCGGCATGAGTTCGGTGGGCCCTGCAATCGCCATCATCACCGGTCGCCCTGAGGTGGAGGTGGCGGAGATCCTGGCAGATCTCGGTCTCCGGATCGCCATCTCGACCACGGTTGATAACGAAGGGCTGAAGGTCAGCGTGGAGAGGAGAGAGTGA
- a CDS encoding PH domain-containing protein, translating into MTGRDRETPARSSAAREQSTDDRAAADHPGTATRTGEMEIWGKRVRCHPGIIVEKTLPFASILFILIITLVGRPAAAAALAVVFIAVVFINYRIWSRTTIQFDDTGVVVERDTIFKRKKTIPYSKVASVNINRGITNRLLGTSSLLININSGSGATVPEAVLTFEQDLAESIRSAILHRLYTHSEDQDDGDEPVEMPALFSPLDVILHGLFNVSTYQTLFGLFFLVYSVFQFYVSAGTDGGSTGAVVSFLIFAAMLVAPIVSQIFYYYNYRVYRRGDTIYLQHGLIRSYRTSFDVSRINAVRVKSTLAARLMHRSCIEAEVVGLASGKGQSLRPVLCLLKDDATQQTLLRELVPEFVYDRKPKKQPEGAARVLLIEAGAASLALALVMIYPSIYLYRRAMTATGIAGLTMPYILPVITISLILAIFYAVYVSYRITDLDLGDNLFSFVNGAVDRETVTMNYDRVQMVVTAKGPIARLFDVARSNIYLLSSIGGSSITSGYFHESDLNAIGEIVMERIASGDYDYRKNSL; encoded by the coding sequence ATGACCGGAAGAGATCGCGAGACCCCGGCTCGCAGCAGCGCCGCGAGAGAGCAGTCGACCGATGATCGAGCTGCTGCAGACCATCCCGGCACCGCCACCCGCACGGGTGAGATGGAGATCTGGGGGAAACGGGTTCGGTGTCATCCAGGGATCATCGTTGAAAAAACACTTCCATTCGCTTCGATTCTGTTTATTCTCATCATCACGCTGGTCGGCAGACCGGCGGCAGCAGCCGCACTTGCGGTTGTATTCATCGCGGTGGTGTTCATCAACTACAGGATCTGGAGCCGGACAACCATCCAGTTTGACGATACCGGCGTGGTGGTGGAGCGGGATACCATCTTTAAGAGGAAGAAGACGATCCCTTACTCGAAGGTAGCATCGGTCAACATAAACCGTGGCATTACAAACAGACTGCTTGGAACATCGAGTCTGTTGATCAACATCAACTCTGGGAGCGGTGCCACGGTGCCGGAGGCCGTCCTGACGTTTGAGCAGGACCTGGCGGAGAGCATACGTTCGGCGATACTGCACCGCCTCTACACCCATAGTGAGGATCAGGATGACGGGGATGAACCGGTCGAAATGCCGGCATTGTTCTCCCCGCTTGATGTGATCCTTCACGGTCTCTTCAACGTATCGACCTACCAGACCCTCTTCGGTCTCTTCTTCCTGGTCTACTCCGTCTTTCAGTTCTACGTCTCCGCGGGAACCGATGGCGGTAGCACCGGGGCAGTGGTCTCGTTCCTGATCTTTGCTGCTATGCTGGTGGCCCCCATCGTATCTCAGATCTTTTACTACTACAACTACCGGGTCTACCGCAGGGGTGATACGATATACCTGCAGCACGGACTGATCCGTAGTTACAGGACTTCGTTTGACGTCTCCAGGATCAACGCCGTCCGCGTCAAGAGCACCCTCGCGGCCAGGCTGATGCACAGGTCATGCATCGAGGCTGAGGTGGTGGGACTTGCGTCCGGGAAAGGGCAGAGCCTGCGCCCCGTTCTCTGTCTCCTGAAGGACGATGCAACGCAGCAGACGCTTCTCCGGGAACTGGTGCCAGAGTTTGTCTACGACCGCAAACCAAAGAAACAGCCCGAAGGCGCAGCGAGAGTGCTCCTGATCGAAGCTGGTGCGGCTTCTCTCGCCCTCGCTCTGGTGATGATCTACCCCTCCATCTACCTATACCGCAGGGCTATGACCGCGACCGGGATCGCCGGGCTTACCATGCCCTATATACTGCCCGTGATCACGATCTCTCTCATCCTGGCGATATTCTATGCCGTTTACGTCTCATACAGGATCACAGACCTGGATCTCGGAGATAACCTCTTCTCATTTGTGAACGGTGCAGTCGATCGCGAGACCGTCACGATGAACTACGACAGGGTTCAGATGGTGGTTACTGCTAAAGGCCCGATCGCCAGGCTATTCGACGTTGCCAGGAGCAACATCTATCTGCTCTCTTCCATAGGGGGTTCAAGCATAACCTCCGGTTATTTCCACGAGAGTGACCTCAACGCCATAGGCGAGATCGTGATGGAGCGGATTGCAAGCGGTGACTACGATTACCGTAAGAACAGTCTCTGA
- a CDS encoding PH domain-containing protein — MVLFTGQRGTGDAAPDPSSGAPGTGGYRRLNRRCMISIYINYGIWYAILLAICTFLATFSQNLSDPYYEIARLALLGVPAAVLVYVVVAPPVFYTRYRYRITDDRVEVRRGVLVIRHTLVPIERVHQVEITRGPIKNLLGLADVAITTAGGVATINYLELEEAERVAELLNKLIGEMLRERLQAPASSVTGSADE, encoded by the coding sequence ATGGTTTTATTTACCGGACAGCGCGGGACAGGGGATGCGGCACCCGATCCATCCTCAGGTGCACCTGGCACAGGCGGTTACAGGAGACTGAACCGGCGGTGCATGATCTCGATCTACATCAATTACGGCATATGGTATGCGATCCTCCTCGCGATCTGCACTTTTCTTGCGACCTTTTCGCAGAACCTCTCTGACCCCTATTACGAGATCGCCCGACTTGCCCTGCTGGGGGTTCCGGCGGCCGTCCTGGTGTATGTGGTGGTGGCCCCGCCGGTCTTTTACACACGATACCGCTACAGGATCACCGACGACCGGGTCGAAGTGCGTCGCGGCGTCCTGGTGATACGCCACACCCTGGTGCCGATCGAGAGGGTGCACCAGGTGGAGATCACCAGGGGCCCGATCAAAAACCTGCTCGGTCTTGCAGACGTTGCCATCACCACCGCAGGAGGCGTAGCCACCATCAATTACCTGGAACTCGAGGAGGCGGAGAGGGTTGCCGAACTTCTCAACAAACTGATCGGGGAGATGCTGCGGGAGAGGCTGCAGGCACCCGCATCATCGGTGACGGGGTCAGCAGACGAATGA
- a CDS encoding META domain-containing protein produces the protein MAPNRRRSRDTIAVAASLFVIAAACIITAGCIDDGSTPSPAPSLAGTAWTLGSYVAGNGTLVPALPGTEITASFNDDGSLAGSAGCNSYGTVYHLEGANLTIEPPGSTKMYCSEPPGIMEQENRYLTLLTEVSTWRVEGDRLILSDAEGADLLIFAQAPEVTPAPFTGTLWLLQSYSIPGKEAVSSVIAGTTVTAVFSADGNVSGSAGCNHYGGGYTLDGSNLSVSTLFTTLMYCEEPEGVMEQESRYLGLLGNVSTWRVEGDRLILSDAEGADLLIFAQAPIDQES, from the coding sequence ATGGCACCAAACAGAAGAAGGAGCAGGGACACCATCGCTGTGGCGGCGTCTCTGTTTGTCATCGCCGCGGCGTGCATCATCACCGCGGGCTGCATCGATGATGGATCAACACCCTCTCCAGCACCCAGCCTCGCCGGGACTGCCTGGACTCTCGGCTCGTACGTTGCCGGAAACGGCACGCTCGTTCCCGCCCTGCCCGGGACAGAGATTACAGCCAGTTTCAATGACGATGGCAGCCTTGCCGGTTCCGCTGGTTGCAACTCATACGGGACAGTCTACCATCTCGAGGGTGCAAACCTCACCATCGAACCGCCAGGCAGCACAAAGATGTACTGCAGTGAACCTCCGGGCATCATGGAGCAGGAAAACCGGTATCTCACCCTCCTGACAGAGGTCTCCACCTGGCGTGTGGAAGGCGATCGACTGATCCTTAGTGATGCAGAAGGCGCCGACCTGCTCATCTTTGCGCAGGCTCCGGAGGTGACGCCTGCACCCTTCACGGGGACCCTCTGGTTACTTCAGTCCTACAGCATACCCGGGAAGGAGGCGGTCTCCTCCGTGATCGCCGGCACTACAGTCACGGCCGTCTTCAGCGCTGATGGAAATGTCAGTGGTTCCGCTGGTTGCAACCACTACGGTGGCGGCTACACGCTTGACGGGTCGAACCTATCGGTCTCAACGCTCTTTACCACCCTCATGTACTGTGAGGAGCCAGAAGGCGTCATGGAGCAGGAGTCGCGCTACCTCGGCCTCCTCGGAAACGTCTCCACCTGGCGTGTGGAAGGCGATCGACTGATCCTTAGTGACGCAGAAGGCGCCGACCTGCTCATCTTTGCGCAGGCTCCGATCGACCAGGAGTCGTGA
- a CDS encoding nuclear transport factor 2 family protein, which translates to MRVSEQTRDQVMAVLRRLLEAAGRKDAGGILALTDADFRGFWGVPGEKVIGKEALRRHLERVFTQVDTVTLEFSSVHIGAEGTVAWVMADVTCNLVRGGAGQTMDGLVTAVLRGTGHAWIFAQIHCSFPAIRGR; encoded by the coding sequence ATGCGAGTAAGCGAACAGACACGTGACCAGGTCATGGCGGTTCTCCGGCGACTGCTGGAGGCTGCCGGCAGGAAAGACGCCGGCGGGATCCTGGCGCTCACCGACGCCGATTTCCGTGGTTTCTGGGGTGTTCCCGGCGAAAAGGTGATCGGTAAGGAGGCGTTACGCCGGCACCTTGAACGTGTTTTTACGCAGGTGGATACGGTCACGCTTGAGTTCTCCAGCGTCCATATCGGCGCCGAGGGGACGGTCGCCTGGGTCATGGCCGATGTGACCTGCAACCTGGTCAGGGGTGGAGCCGGGCAGACCATGGATGGGCTGGTGACCGCGGTCCTTCGGGGGACGGGGCACGCCTGGATCTTTGCTCAGATACACTGCTCATTTCCGGCGATCCGGGGCAGGTAG